The following proteins are encoded in a genomic region of Cytophagales bacterium:
- the pseG gene encoding UDP-2,4-diacetamido-2,4,6-trideoxy-beta-L-altropyranose hydrolase, translating to MLNEEFDCVFLIQKPTHYLISQINEVCSKVYELPKSSNYLTEAGDIADKYLQGNEIVVLDGYDFDTAYQKAIKQKGNKLVCIDDIHTNHFVADLVINHSGGIKAEEYSIEPYTKLCLGTEYALLRKPFLEEAKKKRKIDEIKNVFICFGGSDNYNITGKAVEACLGISKIKRINVVIGSINKNREELDALLKNNKNTDRVYLYSSLTAKQMAELMKRCQLGISSASSIAYEICSVGMGLICGAYVDNQKNINDFLSKSKCSISIENFKDITTDELRDIIMDCEIDVLNSQVIFQKSIFRNTTNNLKKVFYKLFNEFNLKIRKACNKDLITYFNWANDTEVRKNAINSATISLNDHTKWFESKLKTLTSYLYICEQEATPIGQVRFDFVKWKYVIDYSLDKEYRGKSLGEVIIKMTIAKLCEENEIVSQLYAEVKEGNIASSKAFLNNSFTLTGKKQIKNISYNVYRKSRKNA from the coding sequence ATGCTGAATGAAGAATTTGATTGCGTTTTTTTAATTCAAAAGCCAACACATTATTTAATTAGTCAAATTAATGAAGTTTGCAGCAAAGTATATGAATTACCCAAATCTTCTAATTATTTAACAGAAGCCGGAGACATAGCTGATAAATATTTGCAAGGGAATGAAATAGTTGTTTTAGATGGCTATGATTTTGATACTGCGTATCAAAAGGCAATAAAGCAAAAGGGAAATAAGCTGGTATGTATTGATGATATTCATACTAATCATTTTGTTGCTGATTTGGTTATAAATCATTCAGGCGGGATAAAAGCTGAAGAATATTCAATTGAGCCCTATACTAAACTTTGCCTGGGTACTGAATATGCTTTATTAAGAAAACCTTTTTTAGAAGAAGCAAAAAAAAAGAGGAAGATTGATGAAATAAAAAATGTGTTTATTTGTTTTGGCGGATCAGATAACTATAATATTACCGGCAAAGCTGTAGAAGCATGTTTGGGAATTAGTAAAATCAAAAGGATAAATGTAGTAATTGGGAGTATTAATAAAAATAGAGAGGAATTGGATGCCCTTTTAAAAAACAATAAAAATACTGACCGGGTATATTTATATTCCAGTTTAACTGCTAAACAGATGGCAGAATTAATGAAAAGATGCCAGTTAGGTATTAGTTCAGCCAGTAGTATTGCTTATGAGATATGTAGTGTTGGTATGGGACTTATTTGTGGCGCGTATGTCGATAATCAAAAAAACATCAACGATTTTTTGAGTAAATCAAAATGTAGTATAAGCATAGAAAACTTCAAGGATATTACAACAGACGAATTGCGTGATATTATTATGGATTGTGAAATTGATGTTCTAAACTCGCAAGTAATATTTCAAAAGAGTATTTTTAGAAATACAACCAATAATTTAAAAAAAGTTTTTTATAAATTATTTAATGAGTTCAATCTTAAAATCAGAAAAGCTTGCAATAAAGATTTAATCACATATTTCAATTGGGCAAATGATACTGAAGTTAGGAAAAATGCAATTAATTCGGCTACTATTTCACTTAATGATCACACCAAATGGTTTGAAAGTAAACTGAAAACTTTAACATCTTATCTCTATATTTGTGAACAGGAAGCTACTCCTATAGGTCAGGTAAGGTTTGATTTTGTGAAGTGGAAATATGTTATTGATTATTCGTTGGATAAAGAATATAGAGGCAAAAGCTTGGGTGAAGTAATAATAAAAATGACTATTGCAAAACTATGTGAAGAAAATGAAATTGTTTCACAACTTTATGCAGAAGTAAAAGAAGGGAATATTGCTTCATCGAAAGCTTTTTTGAATAATTCGTTCACCCTAACAGGAAAAAAACAAATCAAAAATATTTCTTATAATGTTTACCGGAAATCAAGAAAAAATGCATAA
- the pseI gene encoding pseudaminic acid synthase, which produces MHNVTIEGITIGQQYKPFIIAEMSGNHNQSLERAFKIVDAAAEAGVHAIKLQTYTADTMTMMGLITINAPGSAWHGRELYNLYKEAHTPWEWHKDIFKRAKKRGLIVFSTPFDETAVDFLMELDAPAYKIASFECTHMPLLKKIAKTGKPVIMSTGMATLAEIEESVKVLRDAGCNDLILLKCTSSYPASPVDSNITTIPNLADNFNCIVGLSDHTLGIGVAVASVALGARVIEKHFTLDRTEGGVDSAFSLEPDEMRALVKETKNAFDALGQIKYGTTKSEENSLRFRRSIYVIKDIRKGEVFTNKNIKIIRPGDGIAPKYIDLILGKKARQGLKRATPLTFDVLL; this is translated from the coding sequence ATGCATAATGTAACTATAGAAGGAATTACAATTGGGCAACAATACAAACCCTTCATCATTGCCGAAATGTCGGGAAATCATAATCAATCATTAGAAAGGGCTTTTAAAATAGTAGATGCTGCAGCAGAGGCAGGTGTTCATGCAATTAAATTGCAAACCTATACAGCTGATACCATGACCATGATGGGGTTGATTACCATCAATGCTCCAGGTTCCGCTTGGCACGGAAGAGAGTTGTATAACCTGTACAAAGAAGCACATACACCCTGGGAATGGCATAAAGATATTTTTAAACGCGCTAAAAAAAGAGGATTAATTGTATTCAGTACACCATTTGATGAGACAGCCGTGGATTTTTTAATGGAGTTGGATGCACCTGCTTATAAAATTGCTTCTTTTGAATGTACTCACATGCCCTTATTAAAAAAAATTGCAAAAACAGGAAAACCGGTTATTATGTCCACAGGGATGGCTACTTTGGCGGAAATTGAAGAATCAGTTAAGGTTTTGAGAGACGCTGGATGTAATGATTTAATTTTACTAAAATGTACAAGCAGCTACCCTGCTTCTCCGGTAGATTCAAACATTACAACAATTCCAAATTTAGCTGATAATTTCAACTGTATTGTTGGCTTATCAGACCATACCCTTGGAATAGGGGTTGCTGTTGCTTCTGTTGCATTGGGAGCAAGAGTTATTGAGAAACATTTTACATTGGATAGAACTGAAGGAGGTGTGGATTCAGCTTTTTCATTGGAACCAGATGAAATGAGAGCTTTAGTTAAAGAAACGAAAAATGCCTTTGATGCGCTTGGTCAAATAAAATATGGTACAACAAAGTCTGAGGAAAACAGTTTAAGGTTTAGAAGGTCAATATATGTTATAAAAGATATTAGAAAGGGCGAAGTCTTTACAAATAAAAACATAAAAATAATACGACCTGGAGATGGAATAGCCCCTAAATATATTGATTTAATTCTTGGGAAAAAAGCCAGGCAAGGTCTGAAAAGAGCAACGCCTTTAACATTTGATGTTTTATTATGA
- a CDS encoding methionyl-tRNA formyltransferase — MPAYLQAKLGGNWYLINKKQNFNEAYLNRLKPDKIFIPHWSYFIPNNIYRKFECIVFHMTDLPYGRGGSPLQNLIVQGHKKTKISALRVVEKIDAGDVYLKKELSLNGTAEEVFYRATDIVEEMIDDIITKNLIPHPQVGKPTYFKRRKQEESDMKDLENLNNVYDYIRMLDAEGYPKAFLETKHCRFDFSVAEKHSNYVTAHVRIIKK, encoded by the coding sequence ATGCCTGCTTATCTTCAGGCAAAACTCGGAGGGAATTGGTATCTGATAAATAAAAAACAAAATTTCAATGAAGCTTATCTTAACAGGTTAAAACCCGATAAAATTTTTATTCCACATTGGTCATATTTTATCCCTAATAATATTTATAGAAAATTCGAATGCATTGTATTTCACATGACGGATTTGCCTTATGGACGGGGTGGCAGCCCGTTACAAAATCTAATTGTACAAGGACATAAAAAAACAAAAATCTCTGCCTTAAGGGTAGTGGAAAAAATTGATGCCGGGGATGTATATTTAAAGAAAGAGCTATCTTTGAATGGAACGGCTGAGGAGGTATTTTATAGAGCTACTGACATTGTTGAGGAAATGATAGATGATATTATTACCAAAAACCTTATTCCCCATCCACAAGTTGGTAAACCAACTTATTTCAAAAGAAGAAAACAGGAAGAAAGCGACATGAAAGATTTAGAAAATCTCAATAATGTTTATGACTATATTCGCATGCTTGATGCTGAAGGATATCCAAAAGCATTTCTGGAAACCAAGCACTGCAGGTTTGACTTTTCAGTAGCTGAAAAGCATTCAAATTATGTAACAGCCCATGTTAGAATCATTAAAAAATAA
- a CDS encoding PIG-L family deacetylase has translation MLESLKNKKILVIAAHPDDEVLGLGATMHRLIHNSNCKIDLVILGEGITSRAEQRDRKKWKKELETHRSNINRAASIIGYDSVKTYDFPDNRFDAVDLLDIVKVVEKEKNKFQPEVIFTHHGGDLNIDHQRTFEAVITATRPMEGENVKTIIAFETPSSTEWQASNHPTPFLPNMFFEVSIEDIEAKIKGMECYEYETRKYPHPRSSEALEIQAKRWGVAIGKDYAEAFMLIRDIL, from the coding sequence ATGTTAGAATCATTAAAAAATAAAAAAATACTGGTAATTGCAGCCCACCCTGATGATGAAGTATTGGGATTAGGAGCAACTATGCACCGGCTCATTCATAATAGCAACTGTAAAATAGATTTAGTAATATTAGGGGAAGGAATTACTTCCAGGGCTGAACAACGAGACAGAAAGAAATGGAAAAAAGAGCTCGAAACACATCGCTCAAATATTAATAGGGCGGCATCCATAATAGGATATGATTCCGTTAAAACGTACGATTTCCCCGACAATCGCTTTGATGCAGTTGATTTGTTAGACATTGTTAAAGTTGTCGAAAAGGAGAAGAACAAATTTCAGCCCGAAGTGATATTTACGCATCATGGAGGTGACCTTAATATTGATCATCAAAGAACATTTGAGGCAGTTATAACAGCTACGCGCCCAATGGAAGGTGAAAACGTTAAAACAATTATTGCTTTTGAAACACCATCTTCTACAGAATGGCAGGCATCAAACCATCCCACTCCTTTTTTGCCTAATATGTTTTTTGAAGTTTCCATTGAAGATATTGAAGCCAAGATCAAAGGAATGGAATGTTATGAATATGAAACGAGAAAATACCCTCACCCCCGTTCTTCTGAAGCATTAGAAATACAAGCGAAGCGATGGGGGGTGGCAATAGGCAAAGATTATGCAGAGGCATTTATGTTAATAAGAGATATACTGTAA
- a CDS encoding Gfo/Idh/MocA family oxidoreductase, translating into MNKKIKFAVIGCGHIGKRHAAMIRGNDEAELVAMADVNTSLKDSINKEFKVPFFKSIDDVFRSNLEIDVTNICTPNNEHVAQSLKALEHGYHVVCEKPMALTKADCEKIIDKALRVSKLVFCVMQNRYSPTSVWLKDIISKDILGKIFMVQISCFWNRDKRYYKKNSWRGVLETDGGTLFTQFSHFIDMMHWLFGDITNIKAKFNNFNHKNIIGFEDSGIVTFDFVNGAVGSINYSTSIWDKNLESSMTIIAEHGSVKVGGQYMDKIEYCHIRNYKMPYEIKNILQGKPELLQSNPGNDYGGYKGNAANHHFIIQNVVDTLTGGTVATTNAIEGLKVVEIIERIYALRRND; encoded by the coding sequence ATGAATAAAAAAATAAAATTTGCAGTAATAGGCTGTGGGCATATTGGTAAAAGACATGCCGCAATGATCCGTGGAAATGATGAGGCAGAATTGGTGGCCATGGCTGATGTTAATACATCACTGAAAGATTCAATAAATAAAGAGTTCAAAGTTCCTTTTTTTAAATCCATAGATGATGTATTTAGATCAAATCTCGAAATAGATGTAACAAACATTTGTACCCCGAATAATGAACATGTCGCTCAATCTTTAAAAGCATTGGAGCATGGTTATCATGTAGTTTGTGAAAAACCCATGGCGCTCACGAAAGCTGATTGTGAGAAAATAATTGATAAAGCGCTTCGCGTTTCAAAGCTTGTATTTTGTGTAATGCAAAATCGGTACAGCCCTACTTCTGTCTGGTTAAAAGATATTATATCAAAAGATATATTAGGCAAGATCTTTATGGTACAGATTAGTTGTTTTTGGAATAGAGATAAAAGGTATTATAAAAAGAATAGCTGGAGAGGAGTGCTGGAAACAGATGGAGGCACTTTATTTACACAATTCAGCCATTTTATTGACATGATGCATTGGCTTTTTGGTGATATAACCAATATCAAAGCAAAGTTCAACAACTTTAACCATAAAAATATCATAGGGTTTGAAGACTCTGGTATCGTAACATTTGATTTTGTAAATGGTGCGGTTGGAAGTATAAATTATTCTACTTCTATCTGGGATAAAAATCTGGAGAGTAGCATGACCATCATTGCAGAGCATGGAAGCGTAAAAGTGGGTGGCCAGTATATGGATAAAATAGAATACTGCCATATTAGAAACTATAAAATGCCCTATGAAATTAAAAATATTTTACAGGGTAAACCTGAATTGCTGCAATCTAATCCGGGTAATGATTATGGCGGTTACAAAGGAAATGCAGCAAACCATCATTTTATCATACAAAATGTGGTAGATACATTAACGGGAGGAACCGTTGCAACTACAAATGCGATAGAGGGATTGAAAGTGGTTGAGATTATTGAGAGGATATATGCGCTAAGAAGAAATGACTAA
- a CDS encoding DegT/DnrJ/EryC1/StrS family aminotransferase, with amino-acid sequence MHPIKMVDLYGQYEKIKQEVDKAIQHVINSSVFIFGSEVSAFKEELQEYLGVKHVIPCANGTDALQIAIMALDLKKGSQIIVPSFNYVAAVEVVAFLGYEPVFIEVSPDTFNISTKDIESKINKNTSAILPVHLFGQCEMDNIMDIARKHDLKVIEDAAQAIGAKYRFNDGTFKYAGTIGDVGITSFFPSKNLGCMGDGGAIFTNNDQLAEKLNLIANHGQREKYNYEIIGINSRLDNMQAAILRIKLKHLDEYIEARQTAAKYYDAAFSEVSEIKVPFRSSKSTHVFHQYTIQVPEANRDAIRQILSSKNVPSMIYYPSPIHLQTAYKYLNYKKGDLPISESTSNRVLSLPMHTELDEEQLQYITDNVIESVNSFR; translated from the coding sequence ATGCATCCCATCAAGATGGTTGACCTTTATGGTCAATATGAAAAGATCAAACAAGAGGTTGATAAAGCGATACAGCATGTAATTAACTCGTCTGTTTTTATTTTTGGTTCGGAAGTAAGTGCTTTTAAAGAAGAGTTACAAGAATATTTAGGCGTTAAACATGTTATCCCCTGTGCCAACGGTACAGACGCCCTGCAGATAGCGATCATGGCTTTAGATCTAAAGAAAGGTAGTCAGATCATTGTTCCGTCATTCAACTACGTAGCAGCAGTGGAAGTGGTCGCTTTTTTAGGCTATGAACCGGTATTTATAGAAGTCTCCCCTGATACTTTCAATATTTCAACAAAAGATATAGAATCAAAGATCAACAAAAACACCTCAGCAATCCTACCGGTTCATTTGTTTGGGCAATGTGAAATGGACAATATCATGGATATTGCCCGGAAACATGATTTAAAGGTAATTGAAGATGCTGCCCAGGCAATAGGAGCAAAATATAGATTTAACGATGGTACATTTAAATATGCAGGAACTATTGGAGATGTTGGGATCACCTCTTTTTTTCCTTCTAAAAACCTGGGCTGCATGGGAGATGGCGGGGCTATATTTACAAATAATGATCAGTTGGCAGAGAAGTTAAATTTGATTGCTAATCATGGACAACGGGAAAAGTATAATTACGAAATAATCGGTATCAATTCCCGCCTGGATAATATGCAGGCAGCTATTTTGAGGATCAAATTAAAACATTTGGATGAATACATTGAGGCAAGGCAAACAGCAGCAAAATATTATGATGCGGCTTTTTCTGAAGTAAGCGAGATCAAAGTTCCTTTTAGAAGTAGCAAATCTACACATGTTTTCCATCAATATACAATACAGGTCCCGGAAGCAAACAGAGACGCGATAAGACAGATTCTGAGCTCTAAAAATGTGCCTTCAATGATATACTATCCTTCTCCAATACATTTGCAAACGGCTTACAAATACTTAAATTATAAAAAAGGCGATCTTCCGATCAGCGAAAGCACTTCTAATCGTGTATTATCGTTGCCAATGCATACTGAATTGGATGAGGAGCAGTTGCAATATATTACAGATAATGTAATTGAATCGGTCAACAGTTTTAGATGA
- the pfkA gene encoding 6-phosphofructokinase encodes MKSIAVFTSGGDSPGMNACIRAVVRAGIYKGLTVVGIRGGYEGMIEGDFMEMQSASVSNIVQRGGTILKSSRSSRFMTNDGMKLAYEQLKKNNIDGVVAIGGDGTFKGAGEFYTFQQSLLSAPSQSGKGTLLERIPFVGIPGTIDNDLYGTDYTIGYDTAVNTALEAIDKIRDTADSHHRLFFIEVMGKDAGFIALRSGIAGGAEAILIPETKTDISQLIKTLKEGWQRHKYSMIVVVAEGDEQGGAFEIAKKVKEKFTHYDTRVTVLGHLQRGGRPTCLDRVLASRLGVAAVEALLKGEKNIMVGIQHWNITYTSFDKATKHHKDINRELFNMVKILAS; translated from the coding sequence ATGAAATCAATAGCCGTTTTTACTTCCGGAGGCGATTCACCAGGCATGAATGCTTGTATCAGGGCAGTTGTCAGAGCTGGTATCTATAAAGGTTTAACTGTGGTTGGTATCAGAGGCGGGTATGAAGGAATGATAGAAGGTGATTTTATGGAAATGCAATCTGCTTCAGTAAGTAATATTGTCCAGAGAGGCGGTACGATTTTAAAATCATCCAGGAGCAGTCGATTTATGACTAACGATGGGATGAAACTGGCTTATGAGCAGTTAAAGAAAAATAACATTGATGGCGTAGTAGCCATTGGCGGGGATGGTACCTTTAAAGGTGCGGGGGAATTTTATACGTTCCAGCAGAGTCTCCTGTCTGCCCCGTCCCAGTCAGGGAAAGGGACTCTGCTGGAAAGAATTCCTTTTGTCGGCATACCAGGAACCATAGATAATGATCTCTACGGTACGGATTATACGATAGGATATGATACTGCCGTAAATACTGCCCTTGAAGCCATAGACAAGATAAGAGATACGGCAGATTCTCATCACCGCCTGTTCTTTATTGAAGTGATGGGAAAAGATGCCGGATTCATTGCCCTTAGAAGCGGCATAGCTGGAGGAGCTGAAGCAATACTGATCCCTGAAACCAAAACAGATATCAGTCAGTTAATAAAAACTCTAAAGGAAGGCTGGCAGCGTCATAAATATTCTATGATCGTAGTGGTAGCTGAGGGTGATGAGCAGGGCGGGGCTTTTGAAATTGCTAAAAAAGTGAAAGAAAAATTTACCCATTATGACACGCGGGTAACAGTCTTAGGACATCTGCAAAGAGGGGGCCGGCCTACGTGCCTTGACAGAGTATTAGCCAGCCGTTTGGGAGTTGCGGCTGTAGAAGCCCTGCTAAAAGGTGAAAAAAATATCATGGTAGGCATACAGCATTGGAATATTACTTATACCTCTTTTGATAAAGCTACAAAACATCATAAAGATATAAACCGGGAATTGTTCAATATGGTGAAGATTTTGGCGAGTTAA